The following coding sequences lie in one Rivularia sp. PCC 7116 genomic window:
- a CDS encoding phage/plasmid replication protein yields the protein MIDTIKLGIPLTKTQHVKLQKLLAQDENWQWVKFQPSTGEMTCVRSKGLAETDENSYHRDIKFDVDTNYRPDDTYLTFEFSIPKFWIGHNVHLVYDWVTPLEYFRKLLQKQLHCKFPVLDKWKLRRVDVCYAWKLPTQDYAKHVLTSLKGLKYPYKQPIIYPDSIVFPGSTYSLKFYLKLPEFRQHDLRAMVKANYKYEWINWIEERSEGVLRYEATLRRVYLKRNGIDTVKDLKTDKTFLTWNDKFCELNDHIKDDDEVKRLGCVFLIMNYHLRQQGKTLDDVNNNLKAGVGTPLVNGVLYEAPPLTTTTNNGMVLIHKGGGFIYNRESTPEHFLNLFLNKYIGKNRTMDNADLVELKLKQKYKRNKAAHLMGFWLYVERKGMAEAQESYGKTAYYDARKAIYDAGCNFITPPMITDLDGNKLQNFALKLNNPYVVNKEDDNRDSCNLLNLISDINQ from the coding sequence ATGATTGATACCATTAAACTTGGCATACCCCTTACAAAAACACAACATGTTAAGCTGCAAAAGCTTTTAGCTCAAGATGAAAACTGGCAATGGGTAAAATTTCAACCATCTACAGGTGAAATGACCTGTGTTCGTTCCAAAGGTCTTGCTGAAACTGATGAAAACAGCTACCACCGAGATATAAAGTTTGATGTTGATACGAATTACCGACCTGATGATACCTATTTGACTTTTGAATTTTCAATTCCTAAGTTTTGGATAGGTCATAACGTGCATCTTGTTTATGACTGGGTAACGCCTCTTGAATATTTCCGTAAGCTTCTACAGAAACAATTACACTGTAAATTTCCGGTTTTAGATAAGTGGAAACTTAGAAGAGTTGATGTTTGTTACGCTTGGAAGTTACCAACTCAAGATTATGCTAAGCACGTTTTGACTTCACTTAAAGGTTTAAAGTATCCATATAAGCAGCCAATTATTTATCCAGATTCAATAGTTTTTCCTGGGTCTACTTATTCACTTAAATTCTATTTGAAGCTCCCAGAGTTTAGGCAGCATGATTTAAGAGCAATGGTAAAAGCTAATTATAAATACGAGTGGATTAATTGGATAGAAGAAAGGTCGGAAGGAGTTTTAAGGTATGAAGCAACTTTACGTCGTGTGTACTTGAAGCGTAATGGTATAGATACTGTTAAAGATTTAAAAACTGACAAAACTTTTTTGACTTGGAATGACAAGTTCTGTGAGTTGAATGACCACATTAAGGATGATGATGAAGTAAAACGACTCGGTTGTGTATTTTTGATTATGAATTATCATTTACGACAGCAAGGAAAAACCCTTGATGATGTGAATAATAATTTAAAAGCTGGTGTTGGTACACCTCTTGTGAATGGTGTTTTATATGAAGCTCCTCCCTTGACTACAACTACTAACAACGGTATGGTTTTAATTCACAAGGGTGGTGGTTTTATTTATAATAGAGAAAGTACACCAGAACATTTTTTAAATTTATTTTTGAATAAATATATTGGTAAAAATAGGACTATGGATAATGCAGATTTAGTTGAGTTGAAGTTAAAGCAGAAATATAAGCGTAATAAAGCAGCACATTTAATGGGATTTTGGCTTTATGTGGAAAGGAAGGGTATGGCAGAAGCACAAGAAAGTTATGGTAAAACGGCTTACTATGATGCTCGTAAAGCTATATATGATGCAGGTTGTAACTTTATTACTCCTCCAATGATTACTGACCTAGATGGTAATAAGCTTCAAAACTT